The DNA region CGAGGCTCCGCAGGCTATCCAGGTTCTCCACAACGACGTGCTGCTCGGCTCGCGCTTCGAGTCGTTCTACTCCTCGGTCATCGACCTCACGGTCGACGGCAAGAAGCAGAAGGTCCTGATCAAGGACTGGCAGAAGCACCCGTTCCGTCAGCTCATGCTGCACATGGACTTCCTGCGCGTTAACGAGAACGAGGCCGTCAAGGTCGCCGTGCCCATCCACTTCCTCAACCAGGAAAAGTCGCCGGCTGGCAAGACCTCGGGTCTGGTCATCTCGCACAACCTGACGGAAGTCGTGGTTTCGTGCCTGCCGAAGCACCTGCCGGAGTTCATCGAACTCGACCTGGCCACGCTCGACGCCGGCTCGATCATCCACCTGTCCGACCTCAAGCTGCCGGCCAACGTGGAAATCCCGGAACTGGCCCTGGGCAAGGAACACGACGTCGCCGTCGTGACCGTCGCCTCGATCCAGGAAGAAGTCGATCCGGAAGCGCCGGCCGCTGAAGGCGACGCTTCGACCGAAGACAAGAAGTAATCGGCGGCGGTCCGCGCGCTCCGGCGCCGCGGGCCGCACCCGCTTCGGTC from Luteibacter mycovicinus includes:
- a CDS encoding 50S ribosomal protein L25/general stress protein Ctc, with protein sequence MATNHQLTATSRKIEGKGASRRLRTAGYVPAIVYGANEAPQAIQVLHNDVLLGSRFESFYSSVIDLTVDGKKQKVLIKDWQKHPFRQLMLHMDFLRVNENEAVKVAVPIHFLNQEKSPAGKTSGLVISHNLTEVVVSCLPKHLPEFIELDLATLDAGSIIHLSDLKLPANVEIPELALGKEHDVAVVTVASIQEEVDPEAPAAEGDASTEDKK